The genomic interval TTAACCCCAATACCATAGTTGTATTCACAAAGCATATGGCTTCCAACTAATCTCAACTAAGGTTGCATATCAAAACGTAGGATTCGATTCACGTCGGTGCATGCTAAACTACCTTAACCCAATCGGAGCTCTTGTCTTggctcggggcggcggcgacggcggcgggcgcgtcCTGCCGGCGGTGGAATTCCCTCCGGATGGACCACAGCGCCTCGGTGCACCGCCGCATCGACGGCCGgcccttcctcgccgccgcgacgcACTGCTCGGCCAGCTCCATTACTTTCTCCACCGTCGCCACGGACGCCGGGCTCCTCCTGATCCTGGGGTccatggccaccaccacctcccctcctctgAACCTCTGCAACGCCTGCATCGCATGGCATCGCATCGTGTGAGTTTCCGTTGTCAGATGTGATGGTGTGCGATCGATCCGTTTCTTACCCATTTCGTGGTGGGGCGGGGGTCGaggtcgcggcggcgctcgatGGGAGGGCGGCCGGTGACGAgctcgacgaggaggacgccgAAGGAGTAGACGTCGCTCTTGTCGGTGAGCTCGTACGTGCTCAGGTACTCCGGGTCCACGTACCCGGCGGCGCTCTTCCCCTGCGTGTCCTCCGACTCCgagctctcgccgccggccatccgCGCGAGCCCGACGCCGCCCAGCTTCGCCGTCAGCGTGTCTGTCAGCATCACGTTCGACGATCTGACGTTCCGGTGGATGATCGGCTGCTCTGCAAACGGTGGGTTTCAGTTCAGACTTGAGACTTCCACTTCTTCAGTGTGTGATCAGATAAGCAACACTGCTCATATCATcttcgttttctttttcttctgaagACTGAAACCACATcaaaatttcagagaataatatatgtttcttACCTTTGAATTCGTGCAGGTATGTGATAGCATGAGCTACGTCGATCGCGACGTTGAGCCGCTGCGCAAGTTCTAAACCATTTCCACATGATTCTGCAGTGTGTTGCATTGCACAAATCCTGATCAATTCCTTTTAGTAGATAGAGTTTTAATCCGAATAGATAGTAATAGTATTACTAATGCAGAATAGAGTTTTGATTGGTGTTGTAATTTAGTTCGATAAACTAGAATCACCAGTGGGATGATTAGGGGCAATACGTACCATCCAAGTGTTCCCTTAAGGAACCATTGCTGACATACTCAAC from Oryza brachyantha chromosome 3, ObraRS2, whole genome shotgun sequence carries:
- the LOC102715927 gene encoding calmodulin-binding receptor-like cytoplasmic kinase 2 isoform X3, with product MELPAAKRQFSTTSQGKEVSGISAYSPYHQRYQSCPPEVYRRQASSYSVPSSELSRSSVRSSGSFKAAAQSLAGVFSSCFVPRKSRADAEFEISQTTISQGSRSTGYHVSVDSGTGYPQESTELTVAEIFKATSNFSDKNMIRQGSHSSMYRGKLRDGSEIAIKCARKQLNSQYVSPELRRELEILQKIDHKNLVRFLGFFEREDESLTVVEYVSNGSLREHLDESCGNGLELAQRLNVAIDVAHAITYLHEFKEQPIIHRNVRSSNVMLTDTLTAKLGGVGLARMAGGESSESEDTQGKSAAGYVDPEYLSTYELTDKSDVYSFGVLLVELVTGRPPIERRRDLDPRPTTKWALQRFRGGEVVVAMDPRIRRSPASVATVEKVMELAEQCVAAARKGRPSMRRCTEALWSIRREFHRRQDAPAAVAAAPSQDKSSDWVKVV
- the LOC102715927 gene encoding calmodulin-binding receptor-like cytoplasmic kinase 2 isoform X2, which produces MELPAAKRQFSTTSQGKEVSGISAYSPYHQRYQSCPPEVYRRQASSYSVPSSELSRSSVRSSGSFKAAAQSLAGVFSSCFVPRKSRADAEFEISQTTISQGSRSTGYHVSVDSAGTGYPQESTELTVAEIFKATSNFSDKNMIRQGSHSSMYRGKLRDGSEIAIKCARKLNSQYVSPELRRELEILQKIDHKNLVRFLGFFEREDESLTVVEYVSNGSLREHLDESCGNGLELAQRLNVAIDVAHAITYLHEFKEQPIIHRNVRSSNVMLTDTLTAKLGGVGLARMAGGESSESEDTQGKSAAGYVDPEYLSTYELTDKSDVYSFGVLLVELVTGRPPIERRRDLDPRPTTKWALQRFRGGEVVVAMDPRIRRSPASVATVEKVMELAEQCVAAARKGRPSMRRCTEALWSIRREFHRRQDAPAAVAAAPSQDKSSDWVKVV
- the LOC102715927 gene encoding calmodulin-binding receptor-like cytoplasmic kinase 2 isoform X1, translated to MELPAAKRQFSTTSQGKEVSGISAYSPYHQRYQSCPPEVYRRQASSYSVPSSELSRSSVRSSGSFKAAAQSLAGVFSSCFVPRKSRADAEFEISQTTISQGSRSTGYHVSVDSAGTGYPQESTELTVAEIFKATSNFSDKNMIRQGSHSSMYRGKLRDGSEIAIKCARKQLNSQYVSPELRRELEILQKIDHKNLVRFLGFFEREDESLTVVEYVSNGSLREHLDESCGNGLELAQRLNVAIDVAHAITYLHEFKEQPIIHRNVRSSNVMLTDTLTAKLGGVGLARMAGGESSESEDTQGKSAAGYVDPEYLSTYELTDKSDVYSFGVLLVELVTGRPPIERRRDLDPRPTTKWALQRFRGGEVVVAMDPRIRRSPASVATVEKVMELAEQCVAAARKGRPSMRRCTEALWSIRREFHRRQDAPAAVAAAPSQDKSSDWVKVV
- the LOC102715927 gene encoding calmodulin-binding receptor-like cytoplasmic kinase 2 isoform X4, producing the protein MELPAAKRQFSTTSQGKEVSGISAYSPYHQRYQSCPPEVYRRQASSYSVPSSELSRSSVRSSGSFKAAAQSLAGVFSSCFVPRKSRADAEFEISQTTISQGSRSTGYHVSVDSGTGYPQESTELTVAEIFKATSNFSDKNMIRQGSHSSMYRGKLRDGSEIAIKCARKLNSQYVSPELRRELEILQKIDHKNLVRFLGFFEREDESLTVVEYVSNGSLREHLDESCGNGLELAQRLNVAIDVAHAITYLHEFKEQPIIHRNVRSSNVMLTDTLTAKLGGVGLARMAGGESSESEDTQGKSAAGYVDPEYLSTYELTDKSDVYSFGVLLVELVTGRPPIERRRDLDPRPTTKWALQRFRGGEVVVAMDPRIRRSPASVATVEKVMELAEQCVAAARKGRPSMRRCTEALWSIRREFHRRQDAPAAVAAAPSQDKSSDWVKVV